The genomic window CGCACTGGCCGACCATCTGGCGGACCGCACCCTGTGCATAAAAGACGGGCAGGTGTCGGAGGGCGAGTGCGGCCTCTCCTGAATTTCGCACGCATCGCCTGCTGGTTCGTGTTGCGCCAGTGGCGGCAGAAGCTCTGGCGTTCCCTGGCGGTGATCGTGGGCGTGGGTCTTGGCGCCTCGGTCTTTCTGAGCGTTCGCCTCGCGGTGAACGCCTCGGTGGAGGCCTTCAGTCAGGGCATGGACGCCTTTACCGGCACGGCCTCGCTCTCCGTTGCCGCGCCCGGCTTCCGTGTGGATGACTCGTTGGTGGGGCGGCTTCTGCGCCTTCCGGGTGTCACCCAGGCCTCGCCGGTTATTTCGGCCTACGTGAAGGACGATGCGGGCAATCCGGTGCGCCTGATCGGGGTGGACCCCCTGCTGGACCGCGCCTTCCGGGGATTCTCCATCGCAGGAAGCTCCGGCGAGGCGGACCAGGGCGTCAACTGGATGGACCTCATGGCCGTTCCCGGAACCGTGCTCCTGGGCAAACCCCTGGCCCAGCGCCTGGGCGTGGAGCCGGGCGGGCGCTTCACCCTGCACTCCGGCGGTCGCGAGGCCTCTTTCACGGTGCTGGCGGTGCTCGCTCCGGAAGGTCTGGCCGGGGTGGAGGCGGGCAATCTGGCGGTGGCGGACATCTCCACCGCCCAGGAGTTTTTGGGGCTGGCCGGAAAGGTGGACCGCATCGACGTGAAGCTCGCGCCGGGCGTGTCAGCCGACGCCGTGGGGGAAATATTGCCTCCGGGCGTCCACGCCGCGCCGCCCGGCGAGGCCCGCGAATCCGGTCTGGCCATGATTGAGGCCTATCAGCTGAACCTCACGGTGCTTTCATTCGTGTCGCTCTTCGTGGGCATGTTCCTGGTGTACAGCCTGGTGTCCCTGGACGCGGCCTCGCGCCGCAAGGAGCTGGCCGTGCTGCGCTCCCTGGGGGCAGGGCCGGGCGCGGTGTCCGCCCTGTTCCTGTTTCAAGGAGGCATGCTCGGGGCGCTGGGCTGGCTGGCAGGCATGCCCGTGGCGGCGGTGTTCACGGGCTGGATGCTCCAGGGCGTCAGTTCCACGGTGAACAACCTGTTCGTGCGCGTGGCTGTGCAGGGGGCGAGCCTTGATCCCCGGGAGATCGGCCTGTCGCTCGGCGTCACTGTGGCCGTGTCGCTTCTGGCCTCCATCGGGCCTGCGGTGCGGGCCATGCGCGTCTCCCCGCGAGAAGCCATGTCCATCCACCGTCAGGAGGAGAGCCAGAGCGCATCCGCCGGACGGGTCTGGGCCGCTCTGGGGCTCGTGCTGGCCGTGGGCGCGTGGCCCGTCAGCATGCTGCCGTCGCCAACGGGGTTTCCGCTGCCCGGCTATCTGGCCATCTTTCTGCTGTTCACGGGGCTGGCCCTGCTCTCGCCCTTCGCGCTTCGCCTGACCATCGCCCTGGCCGCCCCCCTGGCCCGGTTGGGCGGGGTCCCGGCGGAGCTGGCTTCGGCGCAGGCCGGGCGGGGCGGCAACCGGGCCGCCGTGTCCGTAGGGGCGCTGGCCACGGCTATGGCCCTGTTCCTGGCGCTCTCCACCATGATCCACAGCTTCCGGGCCAGCTTCGTCACCTGGCTGGACCAGACCGTCACCGGGGACCTGTTCGTGCGCCCGGCCTACGCCGAGCTGAACGGCTACCGCGACAACCTGCCCCCGGAGCTCTCCGCATGGCTGGCCGCGCGCGGCGACGTGGAGGTGGTGCCCTATCTGCGGCGCTATCTCACTCTGGGAAAGACGGCGTACCAGTTCGAGGCTACGGACATGCCCGGCCTCCTCAAGTTTTCACGCTTTGCCGTGCTGGAGCGCCTGCCCGACGCCGAAGCCCTGCTGCTCTCCGGGCAGGGCGTGGCCATAGCCGAGGCCCTGGCCAACCAGGCCGGGCTGAAAGCCGGCGACCGCTTCCATGTGCAGGTGGGCGCGGCCAGGGTGGACGCCGTGGTGGCCATGGTGGTGCGCAGCTACCGCACACGCGGCGGCGAGGCCTATTTTGATCTCGCCGCGTTCCAGTCCCTGGGCGGCGACCCAGGCGCAGGAGGGCTTCGCGTATACTTCAAGGACCGCAGCGGCGACCTGACCGCCAGGGCCGAGGCCCTGCGCGCGCAGATGCTGGCCGAGCCCTGGGGGCCGGGCGTGGAGGGAGTCCCTGGAACGGGGCTGCACACGCTGGTGACGGGCATCTTCGACGAGACCTTCGCCATCACCGGGGTGCTCCTGGTGATCGCGCTGGGCGTGGCGGCGCTCGGAGTGTGCGTCACGCTGACGGTGCGTGTGCTGGAGCGCATGCGCCAGATCAACACGCTCCTGGCCGTGGGGGCAAGCCGGGGCCAGATAACGGCCATGGTGCTCTGGGAGGCGGTGTACCTGGGGCTGGCCGGGGAGATCGTAGGCGTCATCGGCGGGCTGGCCCTGTCGGTCATCATCATCTACGTGATCAACCGCCAGTCCTTCGGCTGGACGTTCGTGTACCTGCTGGACTGGCGCGCCCTGGCCCTCTCGCTGCCGCTTATCCTGGCGGCGGTGCTGGCTGCGGGGCCGCCTGCCTGCCGGGCCGCGCTGTCGCGTACGCCCGCGCTGATCCTGAGGGAACGATGAGACGAACGCATATCGCTTTGCTTGCCGCGCTGTGCCTGCTTCTGGCCTCGCAGGCTTTCGGGCAGGAGTTTATACCCGTGACCGGGCCGTGCGACTTCGAGTTCCCACGCGACCACGGGCCGCACCCCGGCCACAAGACCGAGTGGTGGTACTACACAGGGGCGCTCAAGGGGCCGTCCGGCGAGCGCTACGGGTTCCAGTTCACCCTCTTCAGGAGCCGCATCAAGCCCGGCGAGCCTGAACATGCCACGGGGTGGCGCACCAACCAGATTTTCTTGGGCCACGCGGCCATCACCGACGTGCCCGGCCGCAGGCACCGCCAGCACGAGGCGGTGTCCCGCGCGGCGCTGGATCTGGCCGGATGGGCGCAGGACGGCTCGGAAACGCGCATCTTCCTGCGCGACTGGAACCTGTCCATCGCACCGGACGCGCATCGCCTCACGGCCAGGGGGCCTGACTTCTCCTACGATCTGACGCTTACTCCCCGGAAAGGCCCCATCGCCCATGGGGAGAGGGGCTACAGCCAGAAGGGCGTCAAACCCGAGAGCGCCAGCTGCTACTATTCCATCCCGCGCATGGAGGTTGCCGGGACCATCCAACTGGACGGCAAGGCGATCCCGGTCACCGGGGAGGCCTGGATGGACCAGGAGTATTCGTCCGCGCCGCTGGAGGCGGGGATATCGGGCTGGGACTGGTTCAGCCTGCGCCTGTCGGACGGCTCCGACCTGATGGTGTTTTTCCTGCGCGCGGAGAAGGGCGGCTTCGGCCCGGCCACGGGGGGGACGCTGATCGCGCCGGACGGCAGGACCACGCGCATCAGCGCGTCGCAGCTTACGCTCGCTTCCACCGGGAGCTGGACCAGCCCGCGCTCCAAGGCCCGGTATCCGGCGGGCTGGAAGCTGACCGCGCCGGGCATCGCGCTTACGATCTCACCGGAAGTCCCCGACCAGGAGATGAACACGCCGCTTTCCACGGGGGTGAACTACTGGGAGGGGCTGGTGCGGGCCACCGGCACTGCTGGCGGCAAACCGGTGACCGGCGAGGGGTACGTGGAGCTGACCGGGTACGACAAAGCGTTCACGGCGAGGTATTGAGCGTTGAGCGGGGCGAAGAGTTTACACGGCTTGTAGTGAGGATTTATATGGTTTTTCTGGAGGTCGGCCCAGATTCTCGATTCGGGCGAGGCGGAGCCTTCTTAAGATAGAAGGACAAGAGTGCGGCAAAATACATTAGTTGTTTTTCGTGAATATTCCTTCGATGTCAGTTGGGAGTTCCCTTTGACGTATTATCTCATGGAACACGCTGTGTAAGTTACACATTTGTTCCCAAATGTGTCTGACAAGATTTACTTCTCCGAAGAGATCTAATATGGTTGATAAATTGGATCGGGTGTCCCTCATCGTTCCAGTCTCAAGATATTCTTTTAATGGTTGAATGAACTCATCATGAATCAAGGAAATGCCTTGCCATGGGTGATCAATTCCCCAAATATCTCTACAGAGAATCTCATTTATAAAACATTTGATTTGTGCCTTGTCCGGCGGGATGAGTTTAAGATGGTCGTATGCATCTAGCATGTACAGTATTTTGGATCGCTGGTACTCAAGTAATGAGAAGAGTGAGAACAGCTTTGCCCTAGTTGAATAGAGGCGCAGCCGCATATGGGCGCTGTCTGGTGTCAAGGTGTTTAACTTGGGTATGTATATTGTTTTAGTATTCTGGCCTTGTCGAATGCGTACGTCGCATGAGGAGATGTAGTCATTCAAACACAAATAATAAATTTGCTCACTTTTAAAACATACTAAGACTAAGAGTAGTGGGGCAGCCGTGCCCATCTTTCGGGCGGTGTGCAGTGATTTGGTCTCAATGGTGAATTTCACAACATCAATAGAAAAGTCTGCATCGAGCGATAGTTTGGTGTGTTCGCATGCGTTTGTGGACTTTAATTGTACAAAAAAATGTTCTCCAGATGTTGTTGAGTATTCAGAATCTATTTTGTCAAACACCTCAATGGATAAATCAATCCCATAGTCTGGGTAGTCATAGTTCCTGACAACCCAGTGAGAAGGAATAAGCCGCTGGAACATCTCACGAGATTTTGTTTCCATCTCATGTTGAAACGTTCTTTTGTGCGATGTGATATGCCTGTTATTCATGGTGAGTTATAAGTCTTGGCTTTTACTCATTATAACTGCCAGCAATAATCATCAAAGTTGTTTCTGCGCCTGTCACACGCCCATCGTTGTGTTTGTGTTGAGGAAACGAAGACTCAGCAAGTTCCAATTCCCCTCTTCCTCGTTGTCTATTTCCCCACCATTTCCAGCTCATCGCGGGCGATCTGTTCCCAGTCGAAGCGGCAGGCCACCTGGGCGGCCTCGGCCACCAGCGCGGCGCGGCGTTCGTGATTATCCATCAGGTCGACCACTGCGGCGGCGAATCCGGCCACGTCGCCCTGGGGGCGGCGCACCATGCCGCCGGGGAAGATTTCGTCATAAATCGCCAGCTCGTAGGCCACCACAGGCAGTCCGCAGGCCATGGCTTCCACGGCCACCTGCCCGAAGCTCTCGTAGTGGCTGGGCATGCAGAAACATCCGGCGTTCTTGAGCAGACGGACCTTCTCAGCCCCCTGCCTGAACCCCAAGAGGTCCACGTTGGCGGCGAGTCCGGCTGCGTCGATGTCTGATTTCAGGCGCGCGAACCAGGAGTCGCTGCCTCCGCCGATGATGGCCAGCCGCGCGCCGGGCTTGGCGTCGCAGACTTTGCGCCAGATCTTCACCAGATCGAGGAGACCCTTCTGGGGGTGCAGGCGTCCCAGGAAGATTCCGTCGTAGCGGGGGGTGTCGGGGGTGACCTGCACGGAATCGAACTCGGTCATGTCCACGCCCATGGTGACCACGGCGACGGCGGCGGGGTCCACGCCGCGCGCGAGGAGCGTGTCGCGGTCCAGGGAGTTCAGCACCAGCATGCGGCCCTTGAACAGGCGCGTGAGGCCGACTGCCAGCATCTGGGTGGACCAGTAGAGCAGGCCCCGGATGGTGGGGACGCGCCAGCGCGGGCGGAACACGTTCTCGTAGCCGCGAAAGGGGTTGGGCGCGATGAGGAACACGCACACGGTGAGCTTGGCCGCTGGGTTTCTCAGCTTGGCCAGAAGCGCCGGGACGAGGTCCACCAGGAAGTCGGACGGGGCGTAAATGGCGTCAAGCTGTTTGGGATAGCTTACGAACAGGCAGCGGAAAAGCCGCCACAGATACGTTTTCAGCACGTTGCCCAGGCTGTCGGCCTCGCTGGTGAAGGGCTCGGGGAACACCTGATAGTCCATGCCCAGGACGTTCTGGGACTCGAAGACGCCGATCTGGCGTCTGGGGAGCATGACCACGAGGCGCTGGCCCCAGGCGAGCCAGCGGCGGGCGATCTCCGAGAAGCGGACTTCGCTGCCGTCGCGGTTTTTGGTGTTCACGCGGCCCATGGCCGGGATGAAGATGCGCATGATTTCCCACTCGCTCGACTGATTGATTGACCGGGCGGTGGATAGCATTGGGGGCGGGGGGTTGGCAAAGCCCCTTTTCGCGTTCGGGTTTCTGGCGGCAATGCCCGAACCACGGCAAAGCCGCCTCCCATCCCGCGAAGCTGGTAGCCGGGTCCAGGGGGAGGCTTCTCCCCCTGGCCGCCGGAGGCATCTTAACTCTTACTCTTACAACTCCACCTGGTTCCCAAGCTCAACAACTCGCCCAGGCGGGATGTTGAAGAACGACGTGGCGTTCCAGGAGTTGCGCGACATGAACGCGAAGATCGTCTTGCGCCACTGGGCCATGGGGGCGTCTCCGGTAGTCAGGAGCGTCTCGCGCCCCAGGAAGAAGGAGGTGGAGTACACGTCCAGGGGGAGCCCCTTCTCGGTGGCCAGTTCCAGGATCTCGGGCACGCGGGGCGACTCCATGTAACCGTAGCGGGCGATCACCCTGTGGAACCCCTGACCCAGGTCCTCAATGGTGACCCGGTCTTCGGGCGCGACCTGGGGCGACTCGGTGGCCAGGATGGACAGAAGCACCACGCGCTCGTGCATGGCCTCGTTGTGCTTGAAGTGGTGCAGCAGCGTGTGCGGCACGCCCTCGGGCGAGATGGACATGAACACGGCGGTGCCGGAGGTGCGCTGCGGCTTGTACTCGGCGATGTCTCGCAGGAAGATGTCCACGGGCATGCGCATGTGTCCGTAGTGGCGGGCCAGGATGGCGCGCCCGTCGCGCCAGGTGACCATCACCATCAGGATGGCCAGGGCCAGGCTCAGGGTGAACCAGCCGCCGTCCACGATTTTCAGCAGGTTCGCGCCCAGGAAGCAGCCGTCGAAAAAGAGAAACAGCACCAGGAGTGGCAGGGCCTTCCACAGGGGCCACTTCCAGTTGAGGCGCAGCACCTCGAAATAGAGGATGGAGGTGATGGCCATGGTGGCGGTGACGGCGATGCCGTAGGCGGCGGCCAGGCGGCTGGACTCCTGGAAGACCAGCACCAGCCCGATGCAGGCGATCATGAGCATCCAGTTGACTGTGGGCAGGTAGATCTGGCCGATGGCCTGGCTGGAGGTGTGCACGATGTGCATGCGCGGCGTGAAGCCGAGCTGGATGGCCTGCTGGGTCAGGGAGTAGACGCCCGAGATCATGGCCTGGGAGGCGATGATGGTGGCCGCCGTGGACAGCACCACCATGGGATAGAGCATGAGCTTGGGCACCAGGGCGTAGAAGGGGTTGAAGGCCATGTCCGGATGATCCAGGAGCAGCGCGCCCTGGCCGAAATAGTTGAGCAGCAGCCCCGGCAGCACGATGCAATACCAGGACAGGCGGATGGGCAGGCGTCCGAAGTGGCCCATGTCGGCGTAGAGGGCCTCGCCGCCGGTGATGCACAGCACCACGGAGCCGAGAACCACGATGCCGTGCAGGTTGTTGATGGAGAAGAACTGTACGGCCCAGGCGGGGTTGAGCGCCGAGAGGATCATGGGCTCGGCGATGATCTCGGCAAGGCCGAGCCCGCCGATGACGCAGAACCACAGGATCATCACAGGCCCGAAGATCCTGCCGATGGCTGCGGTGCCGTGCTTCTGGAACATGAACAGGCCCACCAGCACCACGCAGGTCAGGGGGGCCACGTAGTCCTTGGCGGCGGCGGTGGCCACTTCCAGGCCCTCGATGGCGGACAGTACGGAGATGGCCGGGGTTATCACTCCGTCGCCGTAGAGGAGCGCCGCGCCGAACGCGGCCATGAGGAGCATGTACGGCCAGTAGCGGCCCTTGCTGGCCGGGCCGGAGCGCAGCATGGCCAGCAGGGCGAAGATGCCGCCCTCGCCCTTGTTGTCGGCGCGCAGGATGAACACCACGTATTTGAGGCTCACCACGATCATGAGCGACCAGAACACCATGGACAGCACCCCCAGCACGTTGGCCTGGGTGACGGGCACGGCGTGCATGCCGTGGAAGCATTCCTTGATGGTGTAGAGCGGGCTTGTGCCGATGTCGCCGTAGACGATGCCCAGTGCGGCCAGGGCCAGCGACGCGGTCTGGGCCTTGGTGCAGGAGCCGCCGTGGGGCGAATGGGAAGAAGAGTCCTCGGGCAGGGAGCAGGGACGCATGAAAAAGGCCTCCTAAGCGTGGGCTGAAGCACGGGCAAAGGCTCGGGCTCAAGCGCAGGTGTGGGTACTCGGGAAGGCCCCCACACCAGTTAGGAGGTCTCCCTTCGACGCTTACGAGGTTAGCTGACGGGCTCGGGCCGAAAGGTGCCCTACGCGCATGCGCGATTCGCCCCAAAAAATGGGTCCCCCGCTCCCGCCCATGGCGGGACTCAGCGATTCATTGCGGCATCTACGCCCGAGGGTTTGCGGAGTCAACGCCGCGCGCTTTCCTTTTTTCCAAATTCGGTTATCAGGGAGCATCTTCCCTTTTTTTGGAGGCAATCATGAACGTGCTCATCGTGTACTATTCCATGTATGGACATATCCAGACCATGGCCAAGGCCGTGGCCGAAGGCGTCTCCCAGGTGGCAGGCGCGACGCCGATTATGCGCCGCGTGCCCGAGACGCTGCCCGCCGAGGTGTTGGAGAAAATGGGCGCCACGGCGGCCCAGGCGGCGCAGAGCGCGGTGCCGGTTTGCACCGTGGACGAGTTGGCCGAGGCCGACGCCATCATTTTCGGCACGCCCACGCGGTTCGGCAACATGTGCGGCCAGATGCGCCAGTTCCTGGACGCAACCGGCGGCCTGTGGATGAAAGGGGCGCTGGTGGGCAAGGTGGGCTCGGTGTTCGCAAGCTCCGCCACGCAGCACGGCGGACAGGAATCCACCATCCTGACGTTCCACGTGACGCTCCTGCACCAGGGAATGGTGATCGTTGGCCTGCCCTACGCTTACCAGGGCCAGATGGGCGTGGAGGAGATCAAGGGGTGCTCGCCGTACGGGGCCAGCACCATCGCGGGCGGCGACGGCTCGCGCATGCCCACCGAGATCGAACTTGCCGGGGCGCGCTGGCAGGGCAGGCACGTGGCGGAAATCGCCACGAAGCTCACCAGGTAGCGCCGTTGTTTGAACAATATGAAGCAATGCCCTCGCGTTCACCGGGAGAACAGTCCCCCAGCAGGACGCGAGGGCCATCGCACGTCAGCGATCCTTCCAGTTCCACCATTTGAGCTTATCCGGGTCTCGCCGGGCGGGCGGGGTGGCGGCAAAGTAGACCGCCTCCCGGAACACGTAGAGCACGCAGCGGTCCTGGTGCTTGCCCCGCTGGGCGATCAGGGTGTCGTACATCTCCTGTGGGTCTCGGCGGGCGAGGTCCTCCATGGTGCGGATGCCGAGTTCCCAGAGGTCGAGGGCCATGGCCGGTCCCACGCCCGGAATGGTGCGCAGGAGCTTTTCCGTTTGCTTGTCCATGGGGCCTCCCCTATCATTTCACGGCCATGACAAAAAGCCTGCTCATATCCGGCACGCACTCCGGGTGCGGCAAGACCTCGCTGACGCTGGGGCTTCTGGCCGCGCTCACCCGGCGGGGCCTTTCCTGCGCGCCCTTCAAGACAGGACCGGACTTCATCGACCCCGGGCTGCACGCCCTGGCCTGCGGGCGCACAAGCCACAACCTGGACTCCTGGATGCTCTCCGAGGCGGCCAACCGGGAAATCTTCGCCCGGTACGCGTTCGGCGCGGACTTGGCCGTGGCCGAAGGGGCCATGGGCCTGTTCGACGGAGCATCAGGCACAAACGAGCGCGGTAGCGCGGCCCACATGGCCAAGATGCTTGGCGTCCCGGTCCTTCTGGTGATCGACGCCTCGGGCATGGCCCGCAGCGCAGCCGCCGTGGCCCAGGGCTTCGCGCGCTTCGACCCGCAGCTGTCCCTGGCCGGGGTGGTCTTCAACCGCGTGGGCGGGCCGGGGCATCGCGAGATCCTGTCCGAGGCCATGATGCAGGCGGGCATCCGGGTGCTGGGCTATCTGCCCAAGGCCCCGGAACTGGCGCTGCCCTCGCGCCATCTGGGCCTCGTTACCGCCCAGGATCTGGGCCAGGACCTGGGCCAGGACCTGGACGCTGGCCGAAGCCTGCCCGCATGGCTTACCCGGCTGGCCGACTGGGTGGAGGCCGGGACGTTGCTGGACGCGCTCCTGGAAGCGCTGCCGGATACTCCGTTGGATTTGTCTCCGCAGGAGCAGGCGGAGCCGAGGGCCGACAGGACGCAACCCGTGCGCCTGGGCGTGGCCCGAGACCGGGCCTTCTGTTTCGCCTACGCCGAGAACCTGCGCCTGCTGGAAGCCGCAGGAGCCGGGATCGTCCCCTTCTCGCCCCTGGCCGACTCCCGCCTGCCCGAAAATCTCCACGGGCTGTATCTGCCCGGCGGCTATCCCGAGCTGCACGCCCAGGCCCTCTCGCAGAACGCCTCCATGCTGGCGGCCATCCGCGCCTTCGCCCTGTCCGGCAGGCCGGTTTACGCCGAGTGCGGCGGGTTCATGGCACTCATGCAGGCCATCGTGGACGCCGAGGGCCGCTCCTGGCCCATGGCCGGGGTGTTCCCCTGCGCGGCCCGCATGCAGACGCGCTTTTCGGCGCTGGGCTACCGTGAGGCCCGCTTCACCGCAGACACGCCGCTCGGGCCGCAGGGCACGGCGGCGCGCGGCCATGAGTTCCACTATTCAAGCCTGGAGAACGCCCCAGACGCGCCAGCCGTCTACTCCCTGGCCGGGCGCAAAGGCCCGCTGGATACGCCCGAGGGCTTTCTCGCCGGGAACACGCTCGGCAGCTATGTGCATCTGCATTTCGCCTCCAACCCCGCTCTGGCCGGGAACTTCGTGGCGTCCATGCGCCGCGCGGAGGATGCATGACCACGCGGACTCTACGACAGGGATTCACCACCGGTTCGGCTGCGGCTGCTGCGGCCAAGGCCGCGCTTTCTTTCCTGTTGGAAGGGAAGGAGACCCGGATAGCCGACATCCCCCTGCCCGGCGGCGGCAGGCTGGACGTGCCCGTTGACAGTGTGGCGCGGGAAGAGGCTGGAGTCAGGGCGACGGTGGTCAAGGACGCGGGCGACGACCCCGACGCCACCAACAAGGCGCGTATTTCCTGCGTGGTAAGAATTATAAGAGAGGAGAAGAGGCCTCCGGCGGCCAAAGGGCTCCGCCCTTTGGAAACCCTAATGGGGGACGCCGGTGACGCTGGACCAGGGAGTGGGGGCGGTCAGCGGGGGGAGGTTCCTGCGATGTTCGCGGGAGAGGCCGGAGTTGGGCGTGAGGTTGAATCGGGGGAGGGGGGCCTTGCGGAAGCAGGAGAAGTCCGGGTGGAGATTCTCGGCGGGCGCGGCGTCGGGCGCGTGACGTTGCCTGGATTGCCTGTGGCCGTGGGACAACCCGCCATCAACCCCGTGCCGCGCGCCCAGATCGAGCAGGCTGCGCGGGAGGTTCTGGACCAGGCCGGGTTCGCGGGCGAAGTCCGGCTGACCATCGAAGTGGAGGACGGCGAGACCATCGCCCGCCGCACTTTGAATCCTCGACTGGGCATCGTGGGAGGAATTTCGATCCTGGGGACGCAGGGCATCGTCAAGCCCTACAGCCACGAGGCCTGGAAGGCCACCATCGAGTCCGGCCTCCAGGTGGCGCGCGCCGCCGGAATCGACACCGCAGCCTTCTCCACCGGGCGGCGCAGCGAGCGCATGCTCATGGCGCACCGTCCGGAACTGCCGGAGCTGTGCTTCGTGCAGGCTGCTGATTTCTACGGATTCTCTATGAAAAGGGCGCAGGAGATGGGCTTTTCGCGCATCGTCTGGGGCTGCTTCTTCGGCAAGCTGGCCAAGATGGCCCAGGGCCTGGAGTACACCCACGCCCACGCCCAGCCCACGAACTTCGCGGCCCTGGCCGGGCTGGCCGCCCAGGCCGGAGCGCCCCCGGAGGCTTGGCGCGCCGTGGCCCAGGCCAACACCGCCCGCCACGCCCTGGAGATCGTGCCTGATGGCGAAATCCGCCAGCGTTTCGCGGCCCTGACCGCAGCCCGCGCACTGGAAACGGCCCGGTCCTTTTTCAGCACCGGGCCGCAACCAGAGGTCGAAATTGTCTGTTTCGGGTTCGAAACGGGCGTCCTGGCCGAAGTTCCCGCCGGGACGGGGCCGAAGCCTACACTTCGTAATCGATGACGCGGCGCTCGGAGGCCACGGCCTTGATGAAGGCCACCACTTTCTGGTGCTCGGGGTGGATGGCGTAGGCCTTCAGGTCTTCCTTGGTCTTGAAAGCGGTGTACAGGGCGATGTCCGTGGGCGGCACGGACTCGAACAGGCCGTCGGTGGCCACTTCCAGCTCCACGCAGCCGGGCACCTTGGCGGGCAGCGCTTCCAGCATGGCTTTCATGGCGGCGAGATTCTCGGCCTTGGTCTTGCCTTCGGCTTCTTCCTTGAGGTTCCACATGACGATGTGCTTGATCATGATAAATCCTTTCGTTTCCGGGTAACCGGTGTTTTACCTCAGCCGGGCCGCCTCCGGGCAGCCGCGAGGGGCTGGCGTTCAGGTGCGGGCTCACGGTACACGGTGTTGCCGCCAGCACGCAAGACTCCCGCCAGTCCGCCCGGCGAGGCACGGCAAATCAGCAGGATAACGCGGACCCCACGCGTAAAGGCATTCCATGAAGAATCGACTGACAGACCCCCTGATCGAAGTGCTCGGCCTGGGCATGGGCTCTTCGCTCAACCGGGCCGAAATGGAGCGCCTTGTCAGCGCGGACGTCCTGGCGGGCGGCGCGAGGCTTCTGGCCCGCTTCGCCCATCTG from Fundidesulfovibrio putealis DSM 16056 includes these protein-coding regions:
- a CDS encoding helix-hairpin-helix domain-containing protein, whose amino-acid sequence is MDKQTEKLLRTIPGVGPAMALDLWELGIRTMEDLARRDPQEMYDTLIAQRGKHQDRCVLYVFREAVYFAATPPARRDPDKLKWWNWKDR
- a CDS encoding cobyrinate a,c-diamide synthase; the protein is MTKSLLISGTHSGCGKTSLTLGLLAALTRRGLSCAPFKTGPDFIDPGLHALACGRTSHNLDSWMLSEAANREIFARYAFGADLAVAEGAMGLFDGASGTNERGSAAHMAKMLGVPVLLVIDASGMARSAAAVAQGFARFDPQLSLAGVVFNRVGGPGHREILSEAMMQAGIRVLGYLPKAPELALPSRHLGLVTAQDLGQDLGQDLDAGRSLPAWLTRLADWVEAGTLLDALLEALPDTPLDLSPQEQAEPRADRTQPVRLGVARDRAFCFAYAENLRLLEAAGAGIVPFSPLADSRLPENLHGLYLPGGYPELHAQALSQNASMLAAIRAFALSGRPVYAECGGFMALMQAIVDAEGRSWPMAGVFPCAARMQTRFSALGYREARFTADTPLGPQGTAARGHEFHYSSLENAPDAPAVYSLAGRKGPLDTPEGFLAGNTLGSYVHLHFASNPALAGNFVASMRRAEDA
- the cbiD gene encoding cobalt-precorrin-5B (C(1))-methyltransferase CbiD, coding for MTTRTLRQGFTTGSAAAAAAKAALSFLLEGKETRIADIPLPGGGRLDVPVDSVAREEAGVRATVVKDAGDDPDATNKARISCVVRIIREEKRPPAAKGLRPLETLMGDAGDAGPGSGGGQRGEVPAMFAGEAGVGREVESGEGGLAEAGEVRVEILGGRGVGRVTLPGLPVAVGQPAINPVPRAQIEQAAREVLDQAGFAGEVRLTIEVEDGETIARRTLNPRLGIVGGISILGTQGIVKPYSHEAWKATIESGLQVARAAGIDTAAFSTGRRSERMLMAHRPELPELCFVQAADFYGFSMKRAQEMGFSRIVWGCFFGKLAKMAQGLEYTHAHAQPTNFAALAGLAAQAGAPPEAWRAVAQANTARHALEIVPDGEIRQRFAALTAARALETARSFFSTGPQPEVEIVCFGFETGVLAEVPAGTGPKPTLRNR
- a CDS encoding Dabb family protein, which produces MIKHIVMWNLKEEAEGKTKAENLAAMKAMLEALPAKVPGCVELEVATDGLFESVPPTDIALYTAFKTKEDLKAYAIHPEHQKVVAFIKAVASERRVIDYEV